In a single window of the Pedococcus dokdonensis genome:
- a CDS encoding threonine/serine exporter family protein codes for MSDGGSDRPSAGTGAGVGAGAGAGASGASGAPGAPGAPGARPAKRRPVLRQSRIWRSEELTETLPMVESLRHTPYRNPRVRQAAAEEREARASLDLALRVGELMLRCGAGAPQVESSVVAVSAAAGLDNVEVDITLQSLLVQCTTASGVPITMLRVVRSSTRDFARLTAVHEFVESLVAGSYDREAAAAQLREIRRAPRFWPKWTVRGALGLLAAAIAVMLGAGPVAALVAGLSALLVGYAARALGRGGLPDFYQCAIGGFLATAIAWGAFSLGANGWLPVSSSDFAFIVAGGITVLLPGRTVASAFEDAISGYSVTGAGRMFAVFLTTAGIILGVATGLQLALALTGVLDLQLASPSILSTRALDAPVLLAVVGAFVVGVAGAVSLRSQRLLVLPSGLLCAVGVAVSLLVAQVDGLGQLSAAGLAAIVLGCAGRLLALRMGAPAMVLVVPASYGLLPGLAIFRGLYEMVNGSSADSGSLSLQGGLTTLLGAMAVLLAIAAGSVLGEFVAAPFDHRMVQKRRARRR; via the coding sequence ATGAGCGACGGCGGCTCGGACCGGCCGAGCGCGGGAACGGGCGCGGGAGTCGGTGCGGGTGCGGGCGCGGGTGCGTCCGGTGCGTCCGGTGCGCCCGGTGCGCCCGGTGCGCCCGGTGCCCGCCCCGCGAAGCGGCGACCTGTCCTGCGGCAGAGCCGGATCTGGCGCAGCGAGGAGCTGACCGAGACGCTGCCGATGGTCGAGTCGCTGCGGCACACCCCCTATCGCAACCCTCGGGTGCGCCAGGCGGCCGCCGAGGAGCGCGAGGCCCGCGCCTCGCTCGACCTGGCGCTGCGCGTCGGCGAGCTGATGCTGCGCTGCGGTGCCGGCGCCCCCCAGGTGGAGTCATCGGTGGTCGCCGTGTCCGCCGCGGCGGGGCTCGACAACGTCGAGGTCGACATCACCCTGCAGTCCCTGTTGGTGCAGTGCACGACGGCCTCGGGTGTCCCGATCACGATGCTGCGCGTGGTCCGCTCCTCGACCCGTGACTTCGCTCGGCTGACCGCGGTCCACGAGTTCGTCGAGAGCCTGGTGGCGGGCTCCTACGACCGCGAGGCGGCGGCGGCCCAGCTGCGCGAGATCCGCCGAGCTCCGCGGTTCTGGCCGAAGTGGACGGTGCGCGGTGCGCTCGGCCTGCTTGCCGCAGCCATCGCGGTGATGCTCGGGGCGGGTCCGGTCGCAGCTCTCGTCGCGGGGCTGTCAGCCCTCCTCGTCGGGTATGCCGCGCGAGCCCTCGGGCGGGGCGGGCTGCCGGACTTCTACCAGTGCGCCATCGGCGGTTTCCTCGCGACCGCGATCGCGTGGGGCGCGTTCAGCCTCGGCGCGAACGGGTGGCTGCCCGTGTCGTCGTCGGACTTCGCCTTCATCGTGGCGGGTGGCATCACCGTGCTGCTCCCGGGGCGCACCGTCGCGTCGGCGTTCGAGGACGCGATCTCGGGCTACTCGGTCACCGGGGCCGGCCGGATGTTCGCGGTCTTCCTCACCACCGCGGGGATCATCCTCGGGGTGGCCACCGGGCTGCAGCTGGCCCTGGCCCTGACGGGGGTCCTCGACCTGCAGCTGGCCTCGCCGTCGATCCTCTCGACCCGTGCGCTGGACGCCCCGGTGCTGCTCGCGGTGGTGGGGGCGTTCGTGGTGGGGGTGGCCGGTGCGGTGTCGCTGCGCAGCCAGCGCCTGTTGGTGCTGCCGTCCGGGCTGCTCTGCGCGGTCGGGGTGGCGGTGTCCTTGCTGGTGGCCCAGGTCGACGGCCTGGGACAGCTGTCCGCGGCCGGGCTGGCGGCGATCGTCCTCGGGTGTGCCGGGCGGCTCCTAGCCCTGCGGATGGGCGCGCCGGCGATGGTGCTCGTGGTCCCGGCCTCCTATGGCCTGCTCCCCGGTCTGGCGATCTTCCGCGGGCTCTACGAGATGGTGAACGGCTCGTCGGCCGACAGCGGGTCGCTGTCGCTCCAAGGCGGACTGACCACGCTGCTCGGGGCGATGGCGGTGCTGCTCGCGATCGCGGCGGGCAGCGTGCTGGGCGAGTTCGTGGCGGCGCCGTTCGACCACCGGATGGTGCAGAAACGCCGGGCCCGCCGCCGCTGA
- a CDS encoding serine/threonine-protein kinase has product MTTEAIEGSEGGSAVPEGPRIGPYRLIQQLGEGGMGVVHLALDPSGRAVALKLLRPHVAHDRDARTRLAREVQVLSRIRDSRVAAVIDADLDGERPYLVTRYVPGPALDDVVKESGPIRGAELLRLGRGLAEALDAIHEADVIHRDLKPGNVLLLDGDPVLIDFGIAHVADDVRITMTGLVMGTPGYLSPEVVEGAPVTEATDWWGWAATLAYAASGAPPFGRGPMDVVLSRVSRGEADLTGVDPRLAPLLYAALSPVPRERPDADEVVDALERYASGQPVTEALTAPSRDTQAFSHRPTARWDRPEVAAAPAPLAPAPAPAPAPDPRPGAAWSPEPAWSSEPQWAAEPEGELVPWDQQDGEVSEWQAAWEGGPGQPDPRIGRPARTGTLLALAAALVAGFAGFPVVAAVVAVVWSWAARTADRSVTSLVLRRHQKGVRRSDVPMAVVASPWHLVVGALATVVSLILPLLVGICAVFSAALGAVAAYGGDPQPNSSGALAVGAAVGVLMGWWGPGGSGLRRGTRSIVRGVSRGPRATQVLVGVALLGAAALVLLALQHAGVPVWWPSDAPSQLPGVGLP; this is encoded by the coding sequence ATGACGACGGAGGCGATCGAGGGCAGTGAGGGCGGCTCGGCCGTGCCCGAGGGCCCCCGCATCGGTCCCTACCGCCTCATCCAGCAGCTCGGCGAGGGCGGGATGGGCGTGGTGCACCTCGCGCTCGACCCCAGCGGCCGGGCCGTCGCGCTGAAGCTGCTGCGCCCCCACGTGGCGCACGACCGTGACGCCCGCACCCGGCTGGCCCGCGAGGTGCAGGTGCTCAGCCGGATCCGCGACTCCCGGGTCGCCGCCGTCATCGACGCCGACCTCGACGGGGAGCGCCCCTACCTCGTCACCCGCTACGTGCCCGGGCCCGCCCTCGACGACGTGGTCAAGGAGTCCGGGCCGATCCGCGGCGCGGAGCTGCTGCGGCTGGGGCGCGGGCTGGCCGAGGCGCTCGACGCGATCCACGAGGCCGACGTCATCCACCGCGACCTCAAGCCGGGCAACGTCCTGCTGCTCGACGGCGACCCGGTGCTCATCGACTTCGGGATCGCCCACGTGGCCGACGACGTCCGCATCACGATGACCGGCCTCGTGATGGGCACACCCGGCTACCTGTCGCCCGAGGTGGTGGAGGGGGCGCCGGTCACCGAGGCCACCGACTGGTGGGGCTGGGCGGCGACCCTCGCCTACGCCGCCAGCGGCGCGCCACCGTTCGGTCGTGGCCCGATGGACGTGGTCCTGTCGCGGGTGAGCCGCGGCGAGGCCGACCTCACCGGTGTCGACCCGCGCCTCGCGCCCCTGCTGTATGCCGCCTTGTCGCCGGTGCCCCGCGAGCGCCCCGACGCCGACGAGGTCGTCGACGCGCTGGAGCGCTACGCCTCCGGGCAGCCGGTGACCGAGGCGCTGACGGCACCGTCGCGCGACACCCAGGCGTTCTCCCACCGGCCGACCGCCCGCTGGGACCGGCCGGAGGTCGCTGCCGCACCCGCTCCGCTCGCACCCGCGCCTGCGCCTGCGCCTGCGCCCGACCCGCGCCCCGGGGCGGCGTGGTCGCCCGAGCCTGCCTGGTCTTCCGAGCCGCAGTGGGCCGCCGAGCCTGAGGGCGAGCTCGTCCCGTGGGACCAGCAGGACGGTGAGGTGTCGGAGTGGCAGGCCGCGTGGGAGGGGGGCCCGGGTCAGCCCGACCCTCGGATCGGGCGTCCGGCCCGCACCGGCACCCTGCTGGCCCTGGCCGCCGCGCTGGTGGCGGGCTTCGCCGGGTTCCCGGTGGTGGCTGCGGTCGTCGCCGTCGTGTGGTCGTGGGCCGCCCGCACCGCGGATCGATCGGTCACCTCGCTGGTGCTGCGCAGGCACCAGAAGGGCGTGCGGCGCTCTGACGTCCCGATGGCCGTCGTGGCCAGTCCGTGGCACCTCGTGGTCGGCGCGCTCGCGACCGTGGTGAGCCTGATCCTTCCGCTCCTCGTGGGCATCTGCGCCGTCTTCAGCGCGGCGCTCGGAGCAGTGGCCGCCTACGGGGGCGACCCGCAGCCCAACTCCTCGGGCGCGCTCGCGGTGGGTGCCGCCGTGGGCGTCCTGATGGGCTGGTGGGGTCCGGGCGGTTCCGGGCTCCGGCGCGGCACCCGCAGCATCGTGCGCGGCGTCAGCCGTGGTCCGCGAGCCACCCAGGTCCTCGTGGGTGTCGCGCTCCTGGGCGCGGCCGCGCTGGTCCTGCTCGCGTTGCAGCACGCCGGCGTGCCGGTGTGGTGGCCGTCCGACGCGCCGTCGCAGCTGCCCGGCGTGGGCCTGCCCTGA
- a CDS encoding CBS domain-containing protein, with protein MRISDVVRRKGGQVVTIRSEETVERLLDLLAEHRIGALVVSDDGESVTGIVSERDVVRHLQKDGAAVLLAPVGSIMTADVKTSELDVPIEELARTMTEMRIRHVPVVVDGKLQAIVSIGDIVKHRIDELQSERDQLVGYIQQ; from the coding sequence ATGAGGATCTCGGATGTCGTGCGACGCAAGGGTGGCCAGGTGGTCACCATCCGCTCCGAGGAGACCGTGGAACGGCTGCTCGACCTGCTCGCCGAGCACCGGATCGGCGCCCTGGTGGTGAGCGACGACGGCGAGTCCGTGACGGGCATCGTCAGCGAGCGTGACGTCGTGCGCCACCTCCAGAAGGACGGCGCCGCGGTGCTCCTGGCGCCGGTGGGGTCGATCATGACCGCCGACGTGAAGACCTCCGAGCTCGACGTCCCGATCGAGGAGCTGGCGCGCACCATGACCGAGATGCGGATCCGGCACGTGCCCGTGGTCGTCGACGGCAAGCTGCAGGCCATCGTCAGCATCGGCGACATCGTCAAGCACCGGATCGACGAGCTGCAGTCCGAACGTGACCAACTCGTGGGCTACATCCAGCAGTAG
- a CDS encoding alpha,alpha-trehalose-phosphate synthase (UDP-forming): MARSQHQFDLVIAANRLPVDRVVGPDGEESWRTSPGGLVTAMESVMRGREGAWVGWAGEAGEAPKPFVEDDMYLRPVPLSEDEVAHYYEGFSNDTLWPIYHDVIVPATFHRYWFTAYEAVNRRFAEAVCEVAAKGATVWVHDYQLQLVPAMVREMRPDVRIGWFDHIPFPPVELFAQLPWRRAVLEGLLGADYLGFQRVADAQNFVRACRQLLGLPTKGDTVSVSRADDSRRVRASAVPISIDYVGLEEIAKRPETQQRAQEIRESLGNPRTLLLGVDRLDYTKGIGHRIKAYGELLEEGKVSPPDEVFVQVATPSRERVAAYRELRQEIEGEVGRLNGEHSRIGAPAVHYLHHSYPRQEMAALFLAADVVLVTPLRDGMNLVAKEYVTCRYDEGGALVLSEFTGAFHELHQAFVCNPHDIEGLKQTIMRAIETPDKEKRRLMRAMRRRVADHDVQRWASRFLEALEVAPERPQRTTKEQKADDDHAHADRRAREQNHAASAVRATS; this comes from the coding sequence GTGGCTCGCAGCCAGCACCAGTTCGACCTCGTCATCGCCGCCAACCGGCTGCCCGTCGACCGGGTAGTCGGACCCGACGGGGAAGAGTCCTGGCGCACCAGCCCCGGGGGCCTGGTGACCGCGATGGAGTCGGTCATGCGGGGCCGTGAGGGCGCCTGGGTCGGCTGGGCCGGTGAGGCCGGCGAGGCCCCCAAGCCGTTCGTCGAGGACGACATGTACCTGCGTCCGGTGCCGCTGTCGGAGGACGAGGTCGCGCACTACTACGAAGGCTTCAGCAACGACACGTTGTGGCCGATCTACCACGACGTGATCGTGCCCGCGACGTTCCACCGGTACTGGTTCACCGCCTACGAGGCGGTCAACCGCCGGTTCGCCGAGGCGGTCTGCGAGGTCGCCGCCAAGGGCGCGACGGTGTGGGTGCACGACTACCAGCTGCAGCTCGTGCCGGCGATGGTGCGCGAGATGCGCCCGGACGTGCGGATCGGCTGGTTCGACCACATCCCGTTCCCGCCGGTCGAGCTGTTCGCCCAGCTGCCGTGGCGGCGCGCGGTGCTGGAGGGTCTGCTCGGGGCCGACTACCTCGGCTTCCAGCGGGTCGCCGACGCCCAGAACTTCGTCCGGGCCTGCCGTCAGCTGCTCGGGCTGCCGACCAAGGGCGACACGGTGTCGGTGTCCCGGGCCGACGACAGCCGGCGGGTGCGGGCCAGCGCAGTCCCTATCTCGATCGACTACGTCGGCCTCGAGGAGATCGCCAAGCGCCCCGAGACCCAGCAACGGGCCCAGGAGATCCGCGAGTCGCTGGGCAACCCACGGACCCTGCTGCTCGGGGTGGACCGGCTCGACTACACCAAGGGCATCGGCCACCGGATCAAGGCCTACGGCGAACTGCTCGAGGAGGGGAAGGTGTCGCCGCCCGACGAGGTGTTCGTCCAGGTGGCCACACCGAGCCGTGAGCGGGTCGCGGCGTACCGCGAGCTCCGCCAGGAGATCGAGGGCGAGGTGGGCCGGCTCAACGGCGAGCACAGCCGGATCGGCGCCCCGGCCGTGCACTACCTGCACCACTCCTACCCGCGCCAGGAGATGGCGGCGCTCTTCCTCGCGGCCGACGTCGTCCTCGTGACCCCGCTGCGCGACGGCATGAACCTGGTCGCCAAGGAGTACGTCACCTGCCGCTACGACGAGGGCGGCGCGTTGGTGCTCTCGGAGTTCACCGGCGCGTTCCACGAGCTGCACCAGGCCTTCGTCTGCAACCCGCACGACATCGAGGGGCTGAAGCAGACGATCATGCGGGCGATCGAGACGCCCGACAAGGAGAAGCGCCGGCTGATGCGCGCCATGCGTCGCCGGGTCGCCGACCACGATGTGCAGCGCTGGGCCTCCCGGTTCCTCGAGGCGCTGGAGGTCGCGCCCGAGCGGCCCCAGCGGACCACGAAGGAGCAGAAGGCCGACGACGACCACGCGCACGCCGACCGCCGGGCCCGCGAGCAGAACCACGCCGCCTCCGCCGTCCGGGCCACCTCGTGA
- the otsB gene encoding trehalose-phosphatase, whose protein sequence is MSGPAERSTDAHPDLSAETPADRPAELPADLPAELVTAIGRLATTTRLLVASDFDGVLAPLVLDPSESRALPGTLEALEALAALPDTHAAVVSGRDLDTLTSLTGLADSAVTRIGTHGAQSSRGTAADLTPEQQQTLEQVTRELEEVSQGRPPGGWVETKPSAVVLHTRRMTDRAAADELEAAALEVTTRHTGLHVLHGKQVVEVGVVRADKGTALVALRDEVGAQSVAYFGDDVTDEDAFRALGDDDVTVKVGEGETAARFRVDGPEQAAAALIRLARLRASR, encoded by the coding sequence GTGAGCGGACCAGCCGAGCGGTCCACGGACGCGCACCCCGACCTGTCCGCGGAAACTCCTGCGGACCGGCCTGCGGAGCTGCCCGCCGACCTGCCCGCTGAGCTGGTGACCGCGATCGGGCGGTTGGCCACCACGACGCGGCTGCTGGTGGCCTCCGACTTCGACGGGGTGCTCGCCCCCCTCGTGCTCGACCCGTCGGAGTCCCGCGCGCTGCCCGGCACCCTCGAGGCCCTCGAGGCCCTGGCGGCCCTGCCCGACACGCATGCCGCCGTCGTCTCGGGTCGCGACCTCGACACGCTCACCTCGCTGACCGGGCTGGCCGACAGCGCGGTGACCCGGATCGGCACCCACGGCGCGCAGAGCAGCCGCGGCACCGCCGCCGACCTCACCCCGGAGCAGCAGCAGACCCTCGAGCAGGTGACGCGCGAGCTCGAGGAGGTGTCGCAGGGTCGCCCGCCGGGCGGCTGGGTCGAGACCAAGCCCAGCGCGGTGGTGCTGCACACCCGGCGGATGACCGACCGGGCCGCGGCCGACGAGCTGGAGGCGGCCGCGCTCGAGGTGACCACGCGGCATACCGGCCTGCACGTCCTGCACGGCAAGCAGGTGGTCGAGGTGGGCGTGGTCCGGGCCGACAAGGGCACGGCCCTGGTGGCGCTGCGCGACGAGGTGGGTGCGCAGTCCGTCGCCTACTTCGGTGACGACGTGACCGACGAGGACGCGTTCCGGGCGCTCGGCGACGACGACGTCACCGTGAAGGTCGGCGAGGGGGAGACGGCCGCGCGGTTCCGGGTCGACGGCCCCGAGCAGGCGGCCGCCGCGCTGATCCGGCTGGCCCGGCTCCGCGCCTCCCGCTGA
- a CDS encoding LacI family DNA-binding transcriptional regulator, producing the protein MKARLADIAAHADVSEATVSRVLNGKPGVAESTREAVLTSLDILGYDRPSRLRRKTADLVGLIVPELTNPIFPAFAQIIETALARHQFTPVLCTQVPGGVNEDEYVQMLLDHGVAGIIYISGQHADVTTDIERYTSLRERELPIVLVNGYQEGIDAPFISNDDVASMELALTHLVQLGHTQIGLAVGPERFVPVIRKVDGFRASMRNLLGRDDVEELIERTMFSVEGGDTAGARLIEKGCTAVVCGSDLMALGAIRAGRRAGKQVPGDFSVVGYDDSPLIAFTDPPLTTVRQSVQAMAEAAVRALLDEIAGEPSPRAEYVFRPELVVRASTGAAPTR; encoded by the coding sequence ATGAAGGCGAGACTGGCTGACATCGCGGCGCACGCCGACGTCAGCGAGGCCACCGTCAGCCGGGTGCTCAACGGCAAGCCCGGGGTGGCCGAGTCGACCCGCGAAGCGGTGCTCACCTCGCTCGACATCCTCGGCTACGACCGCCCGTCACGGCTGCGGCGCAAGACCGCCGACCTGGTCGGGCTGATCGTCCCCGAGCTGACCAACCCGATCTTCCCGGCCTTCGCACAGATCATCGAGACCGCCCTGGCGCGGCACCAGTTCACGCCCGTGCTGTGCACCCAGGTGCCGGGTGGGGTGAACGAGGACGAGTACGTGCAGATGCTGCTCGACCACGGGGTGGCCGGGATCATCTACATCTCCGGCCAGCACGCCGACGTCACCACCGACATCGAGCGCTACACCAGCCTGCGGGAGCGGGAGCTGCCGATCGTGCTGGTCAACGGCTACCAGGAAGGCATCGACGCGCCGTTCATCTCCAACGACGACGTCGCGTCGATGGAGCTGGCGCTCACCCACCTGGTGCAGCTCGGCCACACCCAGATCGGGCTCGCCGTGGGGCCGGAGCGGTTCGTGCCCGTGATCCGCAAGGTGGACGGGTTCCGGGCGTCGATGCGCAACCTGCTCGGGCGCGACGACGTGGAGGAGCTGATCGAGCGCACGATGTTCTCGGTCGAGGGCGGCGACACCGCCGGAGCCCGGCTGATCGAGAAGGGCTGCACCGCCGTCGTCTGCGGCTCCGACCTGATGGCGCTCGGGGCGATCCGCGCCGGCCGCCGGGCGGGCAAGCAGGTGCCGGGCGACTTCTCGGTGGTGGGCTACGACGACTCGCCGCTGATCGCGTTCACCGACCCGCCGCTGACGACGGTGCGGCAGAGCGTGCAGGCGATGGCCGAGGCCGCGGTGCGCGCGCTGCTCGACGAGATCGCCGGTGAGCCGTCGCCCCGGGCCGAGTACGTCTTCCGCCCCGAGCTCGTGGTGCGTGCCTCGACCGGAGCCGCCCCCACCCGCTAG